The sequence TGAAAAGAGAACTTGTTAGAAAAATAGAtggatttgatggtatcttcgAGAGAACCCAAACCTGGAGTGCTGGAggacattaaaaaaatacatggttTATCGATTCTTCGTGGGCTCCACATCTTACACAACAAATATCTCCTTGAATCCCCCTCGCTTATAAATTCTTCTTCACTGCTATACACCCTGTCACTAATTGCCATAGAAAATGTTTTGAACTTTGGTGGGCACCGTATTTTCCAGCAGAAAGCCTTCAAAACATCAACTGTGGGGGCCAATCAGTAGTGGTGGTCTTTCCCTATCTGGATAGATCCACTCTACATGATATCATGATTTAACcgtatattttccatttttttgtgAAGTGTCATCCATCTCTATCTACCCTTTGAGTCCTACTCAGTGGTATGCTTTCTATAAGTTTTGCATCCTGTGGATCCACCAAAGCCCGAATTGCCTGTGAATTGTAAGTTCACGAGGTAGAGTCAATGAGAGACTCCACTATAAGGTTCGGGTAtaaattgtgttgatttttattagcTCTTCTCGGgtgagtggttgggagccatggATTATTCCATACAGATATAGAAGAACAtgatcccacccttttgattagtcttttgcttaccagagatctagcagagacAATACTCCGtcagccatatgacggagaaaatgaaagaatcGGTTTCAAAGGTGAAGCATTCCTATAATACCGACCTTTGAAAACTCTAGAGAATAAAGTGTTTGGCCTCTCTATCAGACGCCATAACTGTTTACCAAGCATCGATGTGTTGAAATCAATGATGTCTTTAAACCCCAAACCTCCTTCATCCTTATCTACACATACTTTGTCCCATGATTTTCAGTGCATGCATCTTGTGCTTCCTTATGGACTCTACCAGAATTGTGATACCGCGCTCGTCAGTTTCTTCACAGTTGTCTTAGGTAAACGATATAAGGACATCGTATTATTTGGTAATACCGTAATCACTGATTTAATGATcacttcctttctttttttttgtgaaaaactTGAAAGTCTACTCATTGACTCCATTATTTAAACGATCATGTACAAAGCTAAAAACTTGGATCTTTGAACCCCCTAGATTTTCTGGTAAACCAAGGTAGGATCCAATTCCTCCCAGATTCTGAATGCCCAAAATATCTCTTAATTCTTGTCTGATGGATTCTTCGATCTTATGCCCAAATTGAATTGAAgacttatcaaaatttattagcTGCCCTGAAACTGTCTCATATTCCTTTAAAATTCTAAGAATGGTTTGGCACTCTTCTTTTTGAactttacaaaagaaaagactgTCATCCGCAAAAAGCAAATGAGATATCGATGGACAAGCTCTAGCTACCTTCATTCCCGTTAGTTGTTGCCTTCTCTCCGCCTTTTTTATATTTGCAATTAAAGCCTCAGTGcagagaataaataaataaataaggccATTAAAGATATTCTTGACGTAAACCCCTATGTGGAACAATAATGTCACGTGGTTGACTATTTATGAGAACCCAATATTGAGGTCACGTGGTTGACCATTTATGAAAGTCAAAACCAAATTTCTGTAATAAGACCTCTATCATACATTTTGTCCATATCCATTTTAATTGTCATATGCTTTCCTTGACATGTTTTATTGGTCTGCAATCTGTGGAACATTTCCTAGGCGATAAGAATATTATCAGAAATCAACCTTCCTACCACGAATACTGATTGAGTTTCAGATATGAGCAATGAAAGATAGATTTTCAATCGCTGACACAAAACCttcgaaataattttatatccTACTTTGCATAGAATAATTGGCCTCAATTCCGTCATCCTTATAAGTCTTCCATAGGATAACCATtcttaagtttttgtcacaaaaataacactcaatgaagaaaatgaccaaaataagttttattaaagggtaaaaatGTATTGTTACCTtaaagttaactaatctagatttagggtttagagtcaAGGGTGGAGTTTTGGAGATAaggtttcaaatttaaaataaaaaaaaaatattaaaatttcaaaataaaaagagactattttgatcattttttaaagactatttttgtgacaaaaacttaaaaaatgttatttgagagaatttccctagaaatatttataatggtaatgatataataattttaaattattaaagatttcaacgTAATTGACCATCGTAAGATTAACGTGAGTAAAACACGTAAGAAACTTACTCTTCAAATAATATCATAAAgatacaaaaatttaaaagtattatTAGAGAAGATTTTACTAAAACATGAAACAACCATTAAGCTGCTATACAAAAACATTTAGATGATTAGAAGAAAACACGATTTCTTTATTGAAGTTTGTTCATGTGAGAATGGTAAGATCAAACCATTCAAACATTACAATCCAAAAAGCTGAAGATTCAGAAAACTGAAGATTCAAAAAACTTTACAATACACCAAAGGTTTTCACTTGTTAGACATGAAATACAACGGAAAATCGTTGAACTAGAAACCGTTTTCCATCACAAGAAACATGATATAACAATTTACCGGGTTTTCGCAGGGCGAAATTCAAATCCTTGAATGATCAAACCACTTTTCCAATCAGGAGTGTTGGTCTTACCAACACTTAGCGAGATATCATCACAACAAGAATCATTGTAGAACTGACCAAGTTCAGCTTCCATCCACCCATCGTCCCTCGCCTCTGGCCTCGTTACATCTCTCCTTTGATCACGACCACGAGGCCCAACAAAGTATATCAACTTTTGAGGAGACTCTTGTCCAACTAACCCAACTCCAGCATCTACCGGCAAATCTCCCAATCCAGGACATCCGTTCTTTGTCTTGAACACGATGTAAACGGAGTAACGAGTTCCGGGAGATAGGTAACGAGTGTGCATCCCTCCACGAATCTCAAACCAACATACATCGACTAGCTCAGCTATTTTTTCAAACCTGCATTgcaatcatatttttaattttcccATCTTCACAACATCATCAACAGAAGAATGAGAGATTACAATGGAATAAGAATAAATACCTAGATTCAGGAACTGATATCCATTGCCAATGTTCGGGACTACTTCCCCATGTGATTGACACTTCCTTTGGAGATATCATAATACATCTTTTCCCACTCGCTTTGTCTAACCAGAAGCTCTATCATTTAcgaggaaaaaaaataaaaaattgaaacattcagaaaccacatcaaattaATTAATCCGGAGGTTTAATTCTCTAACATTACGGATGAAGCACATAgcaaacatgatttttttttttaagtatgaTCTAACGAATAAAGCAACATATGTAATCTCAAGTCTACGAACAACAACGTATAATATTAGTTTGTATAATATTAGTTTCATCTCAGAATGACTCCTGTATTATCTCTAGTTATTGCTTATGGTGTATTTTAGTCGAGTTAAGGACACTTTGTTGTTTAATGCAACTTTAGACGTTAAGAAACAATTATTTCTATATACATATTAATCCTTAGTATTCTCTGGAATCGGATTGAAACACAGATGCTTGTTCCAATATATAGAGTTAAAACTCTATGAAGATTCTACGCACTTATATCAATTTTTGAGCCCTAGGCAGATCACTATTCTCAGATcttaaaatgaatatatttgtATACCTTTTTGCCATCTTCGATGAGAAGAGGCTCATCGCAGAGAGCGAAATAGAGCTCCTTCTTGGACGAGAAAACTCGCGAGTATTGTGGAATCAGAGATGTATATTCCGATGGAAGAAACTTCTCCCATAGGCTATCGGACTTAGCCGCGGATTCTAACGTTTTCGAAACAGAAGCGGCGTTGCACGCGTCTCGTGGACTCGTGAAGGAGATAATGCTGGAGATGCAATCCACCGGCAATGTATCGAACGGTGACGGCCCGGAGATGATGCTTTCTCTGCCATGACTTTGCCCCATCGTTGCCTCCATC comes from Brassica rapa cultivar Chiifu-401-42 chromosome A02, CAAS_Brap_v3.01, whole genome shotgun sequence and encodes:
- the LOC103854010 gene encoding F-box protein At2g02240-like, encoding MEATMGQSHGRESIISGPSPFDTLPVDCISSIISFTSPRDACNAASVSKTLESAAKSDSLWEKFLPSEYTSLIPQYSRVFSSKKELYFALCDEPLLIEDGKKSFWLDKASGKRCIMISPKEVSITWGSSPEHWQWISVPESRFEKIAELVDVCWFEIRGGMHTRYLSPGTRYSVYIVFKTKNGCPGLGDLPVDAGVGLVGQESPQKLIYFVGPRGRDQRRDVTRPEARDDGWMEAELGQFYNDSCCDDISLSVGKTNTPDWKSGLIIQGFEFRPAKTR